Proteins encoded together in one Pseudoalteromonas xiamenensis window:
- the rsxB gene encoding electron transport complex subunit RsxB yields the protein MTLMYALIALGLLALFFGLLLGYAAIKYKVESSPIVDQIDAILPQTQCGQCGYPGCRPYAEAISNGDDVNKCPPGGEATVKKLADLMGVEAKPLAGGEASEPVKKVAYIREDECIGCTKCIQACPVDAIVGATRQMHTILADECTGCDLCVDPCPVDCIDMIPVAETKQNWKWQLNAIPVTQID from the coding sequence ATGACATTGATGTATGCGTTAATTGCGCTTGGTCTTTTAGCCCTATTCTTCGGGCTACTTCTTGGCTACGCAGCAATAAAATACAAGGTTGAAAGCAGTCCGATTGTTGATCAGATTGATGCTATTTTACCACAAACTCAATGTGGCCAATGTGGTTACCCTGGTTGTCGTCCGTATGCTGAAGCCATCTCGAATGGAGATGACGTCAATAAATGCCCTCCAGGCGGCGAAGCAACAGTTAAAAAGCTCGCAGATCTTATGGGTGTCGAAGCGAAACCACTTGCCGGTGGCGAGGCCTCAGAACCCGTTAAAAAAGTTGCCTACATTCGTGAAGATGAATGTATTGGCTGCACTAAATGTATCCAAGCATGTCCTGTTGACGCTATCGTCGGCGCCACACGTCAAATGCATACGATTTTGGCGGATGAATGTACTGGATGTGATCTGTGCGTTGATCCATGCCCTGTTGACTGTATCGATATGATCCCGGTTGCAGAAACCAAACAAAATTGGAAATGGCAACTAAATGCCATTCCTGTTACTCAGATAGACTAA
- the rsxA gene encoding electron transport complex subunit RsxA translates to MSDYLLLLVGTVLVNNFVLVQFLGLCPFMGVSSKLDTAIGMSLATTFVLTLASVCSYLVNRYILQPLELEFLQTMSFILVIAVVVQFTEMVVRKTSPTLYRLLGIFLPLITTNCAVLGVALLNIKKDHTFIESALYGFGAAVGFSLVLVLFAALRERLTVADVPVPFKGASIAMITAGIMSLAFMGFSGLVKF, encoded by the coding sequence ATGAGTGATTATCTACTCCTGTTAGTTGGTACCGTACTGGTAAACAACTTTGTACTTGTACAATTTCTTGGATTGTGTCCGTTTATGGGCGTGTCCAGTAAATTGGATACCGCAATTGGTATGTCTCTCGCAACGACTTTCGTTCTGACGCTTGCGTCTGTGTGTAGCTACCTAGTAAACCGCTATATTTTACAGCCACTTGAGCTTGAATTTTTGCAGACCATGAGCTTTATCTTGGTTATTGCTGTGGTTGTTCAATTTACTGAAATGGTGGTTCGAAAAACCAGCCCTACTCTTTATCGCCTGCTTGGGATTTTTTTACCTCTGATCACAACCAACTGTGCGGTACTGGGCGTTGCGCTTCTGAATATTAAAAAAGATCATACGTTTATCGAATCCGCTTTATATGGTTTTGGGGCTGCCGTTGGTTTTTCCCTCGTGTTGGTCTTGTTTGCTGCATTGCGTGAACGCTTGACTGTAGCCGACGTACCGGTTCCCTTTAAGGGCGCGTCTATTGCCATGATAACTGCAGGCATTATGTCACTTGCTTTCATGGGCTTCTCTGGATTGGTGAAATTCTAA
- the rsxC gene encoding electron transport complex subunit RsxC produces MDSLLEQIERGTLWQFPGGIHPPEQKSISNTTAIARLPLPEKLVIPIKQHIGANGVLLVKKGEAVLKGQPLTAIQANWSLPVHAPTSGTIEDITTAPSAHPSALPELSIILKPDGKDEWAALQTNSNYQQIDKKTLVDIIHNAGVAGMGGAGFPTYVKADTHAKIDYLIVNGVECEPYITADDRLMREHAAEIVSGIEIMQFVLSPERVIVGIEDNKPDALLAMQQAAAHNDAILVRSIPTKYPSGGEKQLIKVLTSKEVPSQGIPADIGVIVQNVGTLYAVHDAVINGKPLLERVVTITGNTITRKGNVWALLGTEIKHLLDVQGFTPVSDQRVIMGGPMMGFTLPTVRIPVVKTTNCILAPDSLELAEPGDEKACIRCSACADACPQTLLPQQLQWLAKGKEYDKLEQYNLFDCIECGACSYVCPSEIPLVQYYRVAKAEIREQKIEQVKSERAKVRFELRKERLEREMEERQNRHKRAAESNIKSAEEKQKVADALSRVKSAPKDKDAVAAAIARAKAKKAEEGGELLPDNSEVALERERRKEQARKYKEEKSAQTENAPSESGSDSKKDAVAAAIARAKAKKAAQAEAEQGRVESESDDAISLEASVETSADDKRKASVAAAIARAKAKKAAQAEAEQGRVEAESADVTSTGEEPTVAPTDDKRKAAVAAAIARAKAKKAAQAEAEQGHVEAESDDGISHETSVETSANDKRKAAVAAAIARAKAKKAAQAETEQGPVATESDDVISHEASVETSADDKRKAAVSAAIARAKAKKAAQAETEQGPVATESDDVISHEASVETSADDKRKAAVAAAIARAKAKKAAQAEKEHAPVETKSDDLTTAHRELAETSADDKRKAAVAAAIARAKAKKAAKENESNEEGNEPS; encoded by the coding sequence GTGGATTCATTACTTGAACAAATTGAACGTGGTACGCTTTGGCAATTTCCTGGCGGTATTCACCCTCCTGAGCAAAAGTCTATTTCGAATACAACCGCGATTGCACGTTTGCCTTTACCAGAGAAACTGGTCATTCCTATTAAGCAGCATATCGGTGCGAATGGTGTCTTGCTTGTAAAAAAAGGCGAAGCCGTTTTAAAAGGGCAGCCACTCACTGCGATTCAAGCGAATTGGTCATTACCAGTACACGCGCCAACATCTGGTACGATTGAAGACATTACAACGGCCCCCAGTGCGCATCCATCTGCACTACCTGAGCTCAGTATTATTTTAAAGCCCGATGGTAAAGATGAATGGGCCGCGCTTCAAACAAACAGCAACTACCAGCAAATCGATAAAAAGACGTTAGTTGACATCATTCATAACGCAGGTGTTGCGGGAATGGGTGGTGCAGGTTTCCCAACCTACGTCAAAGCCGATACTCACGCAAAAATCGACTATTTGATTGTGAATGGCGTGGAATGTGAACCCTACATCACGGCGGATGATCGTTTGATGCGAGAGCATGCCGCTGAAATCGTTAGCGGTATCGAAATCATGCAATTTGTCTTGTCGCCTGAGCGTGTGATTGTTGGCATTGAAGATAACAAGCCTGATGCCCTACTCGCGATGCAACAAGCGGCCGCACACAATGACGCTATTTTGGTGCGCAGTATTCCGACGAAATACCCGTCTGGCGGCGAAAAGCAATTAATTAAGGTCTTGACCTCGAAGGAAGTACCAAGTCAGGGAATTCCTGCGGATATTGGGGTTATTGTTCAAAATGTCGGTACACTTTACGCCGTACATGACGCAGTTATCAATGGAAAACCTCTTTTAGAGCGCGTAGTAACGATTACCGGCAATACGATTACCCGTAAAGGCAACGTTTGGGCTTTGCTTGGCACAGAAATAAAACACTTGCTAGACGTTCAAGGATTCACGCCGGTATCAGATCAGCGCGTGATCATGGGCGGCCCGATGATGGGTTTTACGCTTCCAACTGTGCGTATTCCGGTTGTTAAAACAACCAACTGTATTCTTGCACCTGATTCTCTAGAACTGGCTGAACCCGGTGATGAAAAGGCCTGTATTCGCTGTAGCGCCTGTGCCGATGCCTGTCCTCAAACGTTACTTCCTCAACAACTTCAATGGTTAGCGAAAGGCAAAGAATACGACAAGTTAGAACAATACAATCTCTTTGATTGTATTGAATGTGGTGCATGTTCATACGTGTGCCCAAGTGAGATCCCACTAGTCCAATATTATCGTGTAGCGAAAGCAGAAATACGTGAACAGAAGATTGAACAGGTAAAATCGGAACGAGCTAAAGTCCGCTTCGAATTACGCAAAGAACGTTTAGAACGCGAAATGGAAGAACGCCAAAATCGTCATAAACGTGCTGCCGAAAGTAATATTAAATCAGCGGAAGAGAAGCAGAAAGTGGCCGATGCCCTTTCACGTGTGAAGTCAGCACCTAAGGATAAAGACGCTGTTGCCGCAGCCATTGCCCGCGCCAAAGCCAAAAAAGCCGAGGAAGGTGGTGAACTATTACCTGATAATAGTGAAGTTGCTCTCGAGCGAGAACGCCGAAAAGAACAGGCTCGTAAATACAAAGAAGAAAAGTCGGCTCAAACAGAAAATGCTCCGTCTGAATCTGGAAGCGATTCGAAGAAAGATGCGGTAGCAGCAGCCATTGCGCGAGCAAAAGCAAAGAAAGCGGCTCAAGCAGAGGCGGAACAAGGTCGTGTAGAGTCTGAGTCTGACGACGCCATTTCTCTTGAAGCATCAGTAGAAACGTCTGCAGACGATAAGCGTAAAGCTTCCGTTGCTGCGGCGATTGCCCGAGCAAAAGCCAAAAAAGCAGCGCAAGCTGAAGCGGAACAAGGTCGTGTTGAGGCTGAGTCTGCCGATGTAACTTCTACTGGTGAAGAACCGACAGTAGCGCCTACAGACGACAAACGTAAAGCCGCGGTCGCCGCTGCAATTGCTCGCGCGAAAGCCAAAAAAGCAGCGCAAGCTGAAGCGGAACAAGGTCATGTAGAGGCTGAGTCTGACGACGGTATTTCTCATGAAACATCAGTAGAGACGTCAGCAAATGATAAGCGTAAAGCCGCCGTCGCTGCGGCAATTGCCCGTGCAAAAGCCAAGAAAGCAGCGCAAGCTGAGACTGAACAAGGTCCTGTAGCGACTGAGTCTGACGACGTCATTTCACATGAAGCATCAGTAGAAACGTCAGCAGACGATAAGCGTAAAGCCGCCGTCTCTGCAGCAATTGCCCGTGCAAAAGCCAAGAAAGCAGCGCAAGCTGAGACTGAACAAGGTCCTGTAGCGACTGAGTCTGACGACGTCATTTCACATGAAGCATCAGTAGAAACGTCAGCAGACGATAAGCGTAAAGCCGCTGTCGCTGCGGCAATTGCCCGTGCAAAAGCCAAGAAAGCGGCGCAAGCTGAGAAAGAACATGCTCCTGTCGAGACTAAGTCTGACGACTTAACTACTGCACATAGAGAACTTGCAGAAACGTCAGCAGACGACAAG